Proteins encoded together in one Deinococcus radiopugnans ATCC 19172 window:
- a CDS encoding DUF808 domain-containing protein encodes MSGLVALLDDVAALAKLSAASIDDIGAAAGRAGAKAVGVVIDDTAVTPRYVTGFTPERELPIIWRIAKGSLKNKIVFILPAALLLSQFLPWALNPLLMVGGAYLCFEGAEKVYEAIWGHHEDGTEQVIKLASAAHEEKMVAGAIRTDFILSAEIMAISLAEVADQAFFSRALILVLVALMITALVYGVVGLIVKTDDFGVRLASSKARAAQSIGRGLVKGMPVVMSALSVIGTAAMLWVGGHIIIDGLDKFGLSWPAHTLHDLALAAGHAIPFAEGVVEWLVETLGSALVGVVLGGIIVAALHLRPAKAAAH; translated from the coding sequence GTGAGCGGCCTGGTGGCCCTGCTCGACGACGTGGCGGCCCTGGCCAAGCTTTCTGCCGCCTCCATCGACGACATCGGCGCGGCGGCGGGCCGGGCGGGGGCCAAAGCGGTCGGCGTGGTTATCGACGACACGGCGGTGACGCCCCGCTACGTGACCGGCTTCACCCCGGAACGCGAGCTTCCCATCATCTGGCGCATCGCCAAGGGCTCGCTGAAGAACAAGATCGTGTTCATCCTGCCTGCCGCGCTGCTGCTGAGCCAGTTTCTGCCGTGGGCGCTCAATCCGCTGCTGATGGTGGGTGGGGCGTACCTGTGTTTCGAGGGCGCCGAGAAGGTCTACGAGGCGATCTGGGGCCACCACGAGGACGGGACCGAACAGGTCATCAAACTGGCCAGCGCTGCCCACGAGGAAAAGATGGTCGCGGGGGCGATCCGCACCGATTTCATCCTGTCGGCGGAAATCATGGCGATCTCGCTGGCCGAGGTGGCGGACCAGGCGTTCTTCTCCCGCGCCTTGATCCTGGTGCTGGTGGCGTTGATGATCACGGCGCTGGTCTACGGCGTGGTGGGGCTGATCGTGAAAACCGACGATTTTGGCGTGCGGCTGGCCTCCAGCAAGGCCAGAGCGGCCCAGTCCATTGGGCGCGGTCTGGTCAAGGGGATGCCGGTGGTGATGTCGGCCCTGTCGGTGATCGGCACGGCGGCCATGCTGTGGGTGGGCGGCCACATCATCATCGACGGGCTGGACAAATTCGGGCTGAGCTGGCCCGCGCACACCCTGCACGATCTGGCCCTGGCGGCAGGCCACGCGATTCCCTTTGCGGAAGGGGTGGTGGAGTGGCTGGTGGAAACGCTGGGCTCGGCCCTGGTGGGCGTGGTGCTGGGCGGCATCATCGTGGCGGCGCTGCACCTGCGGCCCGCCAAGGCTGCGGCGCACTGA
- a CDS encoding alpha/beta hydrolase, with translation MDHQQWSVPGAPVSGYVWKAGNPRGAVLLSHGVGEYATRYVERYHALIPTLTEAGFTVYAYDQRGHGRSEGRRAVVDLNVLVEDHLKARQALRERPGGDGLPLFAFGHSMGGLVTAASASRDPRGLSGVILSSPALLVGQEEPALVKALAPLLAKVAPAAPVSDLGTGGLSRLTDEVAAYEADELIYHGKVRALTAASMLGLSGRLWAEYATWTLPTLIIHGAADKITDPSGSQRFFDMIASPDKTLILQEGGYHELLNDEPREEIRAALLAWLLERS, from the coding sequence ATGGACCATCAACAGTGGAGTGTGCCGGGGGCGCCCGTCAGCGGTTATGTCTGGAAGGCCGGGAACCCGCGCGGCGCGGTCCTGCTCTCGCATGGGGTGGGCGAGTACGCCACCCGCTATGTCGAGCGCTACCACGCCCTGATCCCCACGCTGACAGAGGCGGGCTTCACCGTCTACGCCTACGATCAGCGCGGTCACGGCCGCTCGGAGGGGCGGCGCGCGGTGGTGGACCTGAACGTGCTGGTGGAAGACCACCTGAAGGCCCGTCAGGCGCTGCGGGAGCGTCCGGGCGGCGACGGGCTACCGCTGTTTGCGTTCGGCCACAGCATGGGCGGGCTGGTCACGGCGGCCAGCGCGTCCCGTGATCCGCGTGGACTCTCGGGCGTGATCCTGTCCAGCCCCGCCCTGTTGGTAGGTCAGGAGGAACCGGCGCTGGTCAAGGCGCTGGCGCCGCTGCTGGCGAAGGTGGCCCCCGCCGCCCCGGTCAGCGATCTGGGCACGGGGGGCCTGTCCCGGCTGACCGACGAGGTGGCCGCCTACGAGGCCGACGAGTTGATCTACCACGGCAAGGTCCGCGCCCTGACCGCCGCCTCCATGCTGGGCCTGAGCGGGCGGCTGTGGGCCGAGTACGCCACCTGGACACTCCCCACGCTGATCATTCACGGTGCGGCGGATAAAATCACCGATCCGTCAGGCAGCCAGCGTTTCTTCGACATGATCGCCAGCCCTGACAAAACGCTGATCCTGCAGGAGGGCGGCTACCACGAACTCCTGAATGACGAGCCGCGCGAGGAAATCCGTGCGGCGCTGCTGGCATGGCTGCTGGAACGGTCCTGA
- a CDS encoding OsmC family protein yields the protein MADIARKANAQWMGDLKSGKGNISTESGTVKDAQYSFGTRFENGTGTNPEELLAAAYAGCFTMQLCALLAGDGHDPQDVRTEATCEMVKDGPGFKVSAMRLSIRGKVGNIDQAEFEKHIDQAAEMCPMSKVMKGNVEITHEAVLE from the coding sequence ATGGCAGACATCGCAAGGAAGGCGAACGCCCAGTGGATGGGAGACCTCAAGAGCGGGAAGGGCAACATCAGCACCGAGAGCGGCACGGTCAAGGACGCGCAGTACTCGTTCGGCACGCGCTTCGAGAACGGCACCGGCACCAACCCGGAAGAGCTGCTGGCCGCCGCCTACGCAGGCTGCTTCACCATGCAGCTGTGCGCTCTGCTGGCGGGTGACGGCCACGATCCGCAGGACGTGCGGACCGAAGCCACCTGCGAGATGGTCAAGGATGGGCCGGGCTTCAAGGTGAGCGCCATGCGCCTGAGCATTCGCGGCAAGGTGGGCAACATCGATCAGGCCGAATTCGAGAAGCACATCGATCAGGCCGCCGAGATGTGCCCCATGAGCAAGGTCATGAAGGGCAACGTGGAGATCACGCACGAGGCCGTGCTGGAATAG
- a CDS encoding AAA family ATPase, giving the protein MGHLFHLVGPPASGKRTIGLKLSALTGAVLLDNHLFNDAVFRPYGADGLRPIPEEIHALAAQVRTLGLEAARLAPRDVSQIFTSHLTNRPAGAAALKLVRDLAAARNAQYVPVWLECSLNELERRLPLPERLELAKLRDPVILRATLEASGTLPAPPDALQIETTALAPADAALLIAAHGGALF; this is encoded by the coding sequence ATGGGTCACCTCTTCCACCTTGTCGGGCCACCGGCCAGCGGCAAACGGACCATCGGGCTGAAGCTTTCGGCCTTGACCGGCGCGGTCCTGCTGGACAACCACCTGTTCAACGACGCCGTGTTCAGGCCCTACGGCGCCGATGGCCTGCGGCCCATTCCGGAGGAGATTCACGCCCTGGCCGCCCAGGTCCGCACGCTGGGACTCGAAGCTGCCCGCCTTGCGCCGCGCGACGTGAGCCAGATTTTCACCAGCCACCTGACCAATCGTCCGGCTGGTGCGGCCGCCCTGAAACTGGTGCGCGATCTGGCGGCGGCCCGAAACGCCCAGTACGTCCCGGTCTGGCTGGAATGCAGCCTGAACGAGCTGGAGCGGCGGCTTCCATTGCCCGAACGGCTGGAGCTGGCCAAACTGCGTGACCCAGTGATCCTGCGGGCCACCCTGGAGGCGTCCGGCACCTTGCCCGCGCCGCCGGACGCCCTCCAGATCGAGACTACGGCGCTGGCTCCAGCAGACGCGGCGCTGCTGATCGCAGCGCATGGGGGAGCGCTGTTCTAG
- a CDS encoding Ig domain-containing protein codes for MKRVRTTWPALALALSLAVAGCGQPVTGTSTGSGRDILYFADSAAGLPVMYQGEEYQADLNVSGGAGPYTMKVAGGTLPPGITLSGQRLSGTPTATGTYKFTLEVTDSTLSTRSKEYTVNVNTLPPLSLAPKLPSGEIRGETRIPVTITAPRNVRAARLNWELPAGISVTRVQAAGQGGVLFWHQQGQVLTVDLGFRTIPRNGVQIALISVKPAKPVTLNATKLGYEARDGTGKLLAGKFMSGAVMSETPAGGQEDKGEAKDGTDQPTTETVPAATPTPATPVAPPPAQPTTPTDNPGTPPQENQNPDGTPVAPPLPPGGGEPGASLNTGAPL; via the coding sequence ATGAAGCGAGTTCGCACAACCTGGCCCGCGCTGGCCCTGGCGCTGAGCCTCGCCGTGGCTGGATGCGGTCAGCCGGTGACCGGCACATCCACCGGAAGTGGCCGGGACATCCTGTATTTTGCCGACAGCGCCGCCGGTCTGCCCGTGATGTATCAGGGCGAGGAATACCAGGCCGACCTGAATGTCTCGGGCGGTGCGGGGCCGTACACCATGAAAGTGGCGGGCGGCACGCTGCCTCCCGGCATCACGCTGAGCGGCCAGCGCCTGAGCGGCACGCCCACGGCCACCGGCACGTACAAGTTCACGCTGGAAGTCACCGATTCCACCCTGAGCACGCGCAGCAAGGAATACACGGTCAACGTGAACACCCTGCCGCCGCTCTCGCTGGCGCCGAAGCTGCCCTCGGGGGAGATTCGCGGCGAGACCCGCATTCCGGTGACCATCACCGCGCCCCGAAACGTGCGGGCCGCCCGCCTGAACTGGGAACTGCCCGCCGGGATCAGCGTGACCCGCGTGCAGGCCGCAGGACAGGGCGGCGTGCTGTTCTGGCATCAGCAGGGTCAGGTCTTGACCGTGGACCTGGGCTTCAGGACCATTCCGCGCAACGGGGTCCAGATCGCCCTGATCAGCGTCAAGCCGGCCAAGCCCGTGACCCTGAATGCCACCAAACTGGGCTACGAGGCCCGCGACGGCACGGGCAAGTTGCTGGCTGGCAAATTCATGTCGGGGGCGGTGATGTCCGAGACACCAGCGGGCGGCCAGGAAGACAAGGGAGAGGCCAAGGACGGCACAGATCAGCCCACCACTGAGACCGTGCCCGCCGCGACGCCCACGCCAGCGACACCTGTGGCGCCCCCTCCCGCCCAGCCGACGACGCCCACGGACAACCCTGGGACCCCTCCGCAGGAGAACCAGAACCCGGATGGCACGCCCGTCGCGCCGCCGCTGCCCCCGGGCGGAGGCGAGCCGGGAGCCTCCCTGAACACCGGAGCACCGCTGTGA
- a CDS encoding glutamate racemase: MTDLNVNAQLSQPVGIFDAGLGSYDIVRKVRAAYPAQDVLYLADRASFPYGAKSEAELTHRLLGAMNFLVGLGVSSVIVASNAPTITVLPQLRPGFGLPVMGVHPPIRAALQATGENGVVAVLGARVLTDSAALRAYVAREAGEASSRVVYNEAGGLIDLVETGLFLSDPATTQRMVSAFVAALRPQHPGLAGVTLSSTHLPWLGDFFRQAAPALQVFDPADEVVGQFAPFTTRGSGELVTLVTESPQQPFREFQELLNRLGLNLQPRAVRI; the protein is encoded by the coding sequence GTGACTGACCTGAACGTCAATGCACAGTTGAGCCAGCCCGTCGGCATCTTCGATGCGGGCCTGGGCAGCTACGACATCGTGCGGAAGGTCAGGGCCGCCTACCCTGCCCAGGACGTCCTCTATCTGGCCGACCGGGCCAGCTTTCCCTACGGTGCGAAAAGCGAGGCCGAGCTGACACACCGCCTGCTGGGGGCCATGAACTTTCTGGTGGGCCTGGGCGTGTCCTCCGTGATCGTGGCCTCCAACGCCCCCACCATCACGGTGCTGCCCCAGCTGCGGCCAGGGTTCGGGCTGCCGGTGATGGGCGTGCATCCACCCATCCGGGCCGCCCTTCAGGCCACGGGGGAGAACGGGGTGGTGGCTGTCCTCGGGGCCAGGGTGCTGACCGACAGCGCCGCGCTGCGGGCCTACGTCGCCAGGGAGGCTGGAGAGGCCAGCAGCCGCGTCGTGTACAACGAGGCTGGCGGGCTGATTGATCTGGTGGAGACTGGACTGTTTCTGAGCGATCCAGCCACAACGCAGCGCATGGTCTCGGCGTTTGTGGCGGCGCTCAGGCCGCAGCATCCTGGGCTGGCGGGCGTGACCCTCTCCAGCACGCACCTGCCGTGGCTGGGTGATTTTTTCAGACAGGCGGCCCCAGCCCTTCAGGTGTTCGATCCAGCAGACGAGGTGGTGGGCCAGTTCGCCCCCTTCACGACTCGCGGCAGCGGCGAACTCGTCACGCTGGTTACGGAGAGTCCGCAACAGCCTTTCCGTGAATTTCAGGAGCTGCTCAACCGTTTGGGCCTGAACCTCCAGCCCCGTGCCGTGCGGATTTAA
- a CDS encoding insulinase family protein: MTTAVSPLPALPGVGERLGRFTVDRVEDLPEMQGHLILLTHENGARHAHVVRDDDNSAFGVTFPTVPRDSTGVAHILEHIVLMGSQKYPVPDPFFAMLPRSLNTFMNAMTSNDWTTYPFSTRNEKDYFNLLGVYLDATFFPLMRYESFRQDGHRFEFETPDDPSTELKLQGVVYNEMKGAMAAPGAVMWRAFGKALFPDLTYANNSGGSPSDIPALTYDNLRAFHAAHYHPSNAFFYTYGKLPLPRILDEIESHVMSRFTAQTLDVSIPDQTPFTEPRQERVTYPGSDTERGTQVSVMWKLGLSSDADANLRWSVLSDVLLGNAGAPLTRPLIDSGLGSALADLTGYRDSFREGAFAVGLKGLGAGRVQEVEALVLDTLGAIVEEGIDPELIESSLHQFEIGQKEVSNSGFPYALGVMFRLLGPWLYGGDPLTGLRLDTQLEKLRADLAVGKVFEPMLQRELLDNPHRVTLELAPDPELVTRMEAQERELVQSLSADFTDEDRQRIVAESLRLKELQAQENDPSVLPTLALSDVPASIPPVPYTTEEAGRALVARVPQPTGGLTYLDVQVRLPELPDDLLEVLPLYTSAVTKSGAAGQDYAALARRMEAVTGGVSASASSGVRPDDLHRLRLAVSFSGKALARNGEALVDVMRDLIAAPEFTRERLEQLLKQRLAGLKASVVNSGNAYAERLAAAQVSPAAAIGETWGGLTGLDTLKGIVEGGGLDDLLSRFGRIHTLLLSGQPVLCLTATEDDLGLDLTPLTALFTGDAAVGRPQPRPRDGGPQARVTDSPVAFNAVAFETVPYTHADSPALLVLARLLRSEYLLKELREKGGAYGGSASFDPREGVFAMSSYRDPNIVRTYRVFRDARVFLDTPLGEREVTEAILSASKALDPLTSPDTVGRLRFFGDQAGFTPEVQEAYKTRLLNVGMADLKRVMDAYLTPERAAYALVAGRDPNGEMTELGLSFTVQAI, encoded by the coding sequence ATGACCACTGCCGTATCACCGCTGCCCGCCCTGCCCGGCGTGGGCGAACGCCTGGGCCGCTTCACCGTCGACCGCGTCGAGGATCTGCCGGAAATGCAGGGGCACCTGATCCTGCTGACCCACGAGAACGGGGCCAGACATGCCCACGTGGTGCGCGACGACGACAACAGCGCCTTTGGCGTGACCTTCCCCACCGTGCCGCGCGACAGCACGGGCGTGGCGCACATCCTGGAACACATCGTGCTGATGGGCAGCCAGAAGTACCCGGTGCCGGACCCCTTTTTCGCGATGCTGCCGCGCAGCCTGAACACCTTCATGAACGCGATGACCAGCAACGACTGGACGACCTACCCCTTTTCCACACGCAACGAGAAGGACTACTTCAACCTGCTGGGCGTGTATCTGGACGCCACCTTCTTCCCGCTGATGCGCTATGAGAGCTTCCGGCAGGACGGGCACCGCTTCGAGTTCGAGACGCCGGATGACCCCAGCACCGAACTGAAGTTGCAGGGCGTGGTCTACAACGAGATGAAGGGCGCGATGGCCGCCCCCGGCGCGGTGATGTGGCGGGCCTTCGGCAAGGCGCTGTTCCCGGATCTCACGTATGCCAACAATTCCGGCGGCTCGCCCAGCGACATTCCGGCGCTGACCTACGACAACCTGCGGGCCTTCCACGCCGCGCACTACCATCCCAGCAACGCCTTTTTCTATACCTACGGCAAGCTGCCGCTCCCGCGCATTCTGGACGAGATCGAATCGCACGTGATGTCGCGCTTCACGGCCCAGACGCTGGACGTCAGCATTCCCGATCAGACGCCGTTCACCGAACCCCGCCAGGAGCGCGTCACGTATCCGGGCAGCGACACCGAGCGCGGCACCCAGGTCAGCGTGATGTGGAAGCTGGGCCTGAGCAGCGACGCCGACGCCAACCTGCGCTGGAGCGTGCTGAGCGACGTGCTGCTGGGCAACGCGGGGGCGCCGCTGACCCGCCCGCTGATCGATTCGGGCCTGGGGAGCGCGCTGGCCGATCTGACCGGCTACCGCGACTCCTTCCGCGAGGGTGCGTTCGCCGTGGGTCTCAAGGGGCTGGGCGCGGGCAGGGTGCAGGAGGTTGAGGCGCTGGTGCTGGACACCTTGGGGGCCATCGTCGAGGAGGGCATCGATCCCGAATTGATCGAGAGCAGCCTGCACCAGTTCGAGATCGGCCAAAAGGAGGTCAGCAACTCGGGCTTTCCCTACGCGCTGGGCGTGATGTTCCGCCTGCTGGGGCCGTGGCTGTACGGCGGCGATCCGCTGACCGGGTTGCGCCTGGACACCCAGCTGGAAAAACTGCGCGCCGATCTGGCAGTGGGGAAAGTCTTCGAGCCGATGTTGCAGCGTGAACTGCTGGACAACCCCCACCGCGTCACGCTGGAACTGGCCCCCGATCCCGAACTGGTCACCCGCATGGAGGCGCAGGAGCGCGAGCTGGTGCAGAGTCTCAGCGCCGACTTCACCGATGAAGACCGGCAGCGCATCGTGGCCGAGAGCCTGCGCCTCAAGGAGTTGCAGGCGCAGGAGAATGACCCGAGCGTGCTGCCCACGCTGGCCCTGTCGGATGTTCCGGCCAGCATTCCCCCTGTGCCGTACACCACCGAGGAGGCGGGCCGCGCCCTCGTCGCCCGCGTGCCGCAGCCCACCGGCGGCCTGACGTATCTGGACGTGCAGGTGCGCCTGCCCGAGCTGCCGGACGACCTGCTGGAGGTGCTGCCCCTGTACACCTCCGCCGTCACCAAGAGCGGGGCGGCGGGGCAGGATTACGCGGCCCTGGCCCGGCGCATGGAGGCCGTGACCGGCGGCGTCAGCGCCAGCGCCAGCAGCGGCGTGCGCCCCGACGACCTGCACCGCCTGCGCTTGGCGGTGTCGTTCAGCGGCAAGGCGCTGGCCCGCAACGGGGAGGCGCTGGTGGACGTCATGCGCGACCTGATCGCGGCTCCCGAATTCACGCGCGAGCGGCTGGAGCAACTGCTCAAGCAGCGGCTGGCGGGCCTCAAGGCCAGCGTGGTGAATTCCGGCAATGCCTATGCCGAGCGCCTGGCCGCCGCACAGGTCAGCCCCGCCGCCGCCATCGGCGAGACCTGGGGCGGCCTGACCGGGTTGGACACCCTCAAGGGGATCGTGGAGGGAGGCGGGCTGGACGACCTGCTGAGCCGCTTCGGGCGCATCCACACGCTGCTGCTCTCCGGCCAGCCGGTGCTGTGCCTGACCGCCACCGAGGATGACCTGGGACTGGACCTGACGCCGCTGACGGCCCTGTTCACCGGGGACGCGGCTGTGGGCCGCCCGCAGCCACGGCCGCGCGACGGCGGCCCGCAGGCCCGCGTGACCGACTCGCCGGTGGCCTTCAACGCGGTTGCCTTCGAGACGGTGCCCTACACGCACGCCGACAGCCCGGCGCTGCTGGTGCTGGCGCGGCTGCTGAGAAGCGAGTACCTGCTCAAGGAACTGCGCGAGAAGGGCGGCGCGTACGGCGGCAGCGCCTCCTTCGATCCGCGCGAGGGGGTGTTCGCCATGTCCAGCTACCGCGATCCCAACATCGTCCGCACCTACCGCGTGTTCCGCGACGCCCGCGTTTTTCTGGACACTCCACTGGGCGAACGCGAGGTGACCGAGGCGATTCTGTCGGCCAGCAAGGCGCTGGACCCGCTGACCAGCCCCGACACTGTGGGCCGCCTGCGCTTCTTCGGCGATCAGGCAGGCTTCACGCCGGAGGTTCAGGAGGCGTACAAGACGCGGCTGCTCAACGTCGGCATGGCCGATCTGAAGCGCGTGATGGACGCTTACCTGACCCCGGAGCGCGCCGCCTACGCCCTGGTGGCCGGACGCGATCCCAACGGGGAAATGACCGAACTGGGCCTGAGCTTCACGGTGCAGGCGATCTGA
- a CDS encoding GAF domain-containing protein, whose protein sequence is MTGAPLPSDEYDRLLNLAHYEILDTPAEDAFNCITRLAARLLGTPAAAINFVDQSRQWSKSTYGVCETTTPRDASICAWTILQAEPLVIEHLHADPRFAQSPGLMSEPRVHMYAGAPLVTPAGHRIGTLCVTDHQPHPLTQENLQDLQALAALVMDELELRACISALDRGHDVQQRRSVELQRGLDQTWVLEGVARLMDQNLSPEDMLLSASDLLGDVLNADYIGLLLFDGKVLQVEAAYESSRVSRAAQPLPGHLPDCSNSVTTTLSDLTRPLYVDNYPAFPGALGAVVAAGVHQTAWVPLGVRSGATSVLMAMRLRDNPVMSWRGSDQALLEATGRSLRSALDRRLEAELASQQARRDPLTGLLNRRALYQDLIQRHLDGRPYLLATLDLDGLKMVNDREGLDQGDKLLQVFARTLKVELGQAGEVYRLCGDGFVVLDDLDEEAVHDAVDTAVLAARQVGALQGVSVGAAHSSEGVGEALLKLADERMSVVKRRRQEVRQHTAALHLQ, encoded by the coding sequence ATGACCGGCGCTCCGCTTCCGTCCGACGAGTACGACCGCCTGCTGAACCTGGCGCACTATGAGATCCTCGACACGCCCGCCGAGGACGCCTTTAACTGCATCACCCGGCTGGCCGCCCGCCTGCTGGGCACCCCGGCGGCGGCCATCAACTTCGTGGACCAGTCCCGCCAGTGGAGCAAGTCCACCTACGGTGTATGTGAGACCACCACGCCGCGAGACGCCTCCATCTGTGCCTGGACCATCCTGCAGGCGGAGCCGCTGGTCATCGAGCATCTGCACGCCGACCCACGCTTCGCCCAGTCCCCGGGGCTCATGAGCGAACCGCGAGTGCACATGTACGCGGGGGCACCCCTGGTCACCCCGGCCGGGCACCGCATCGGGACGCTGTGCGTCACGGACCACCAGCCCCACCCGCTGACCCAGGAGAACTTGCAAGACCTGCAAGCCCTCGCCGCGCTGGTGATGGACGAGCTGGAGCTGCGCGCCTGCATCTCAGCGCTGGACCGTGGACACGACGTCCAGCAACGCCGCAGCGTCGAGCTGCAACGCGGGCTGGACCAGACGTGGGTGCTGGAGGGCGTCGCGAGGCTGATGGATCAGAACCTGTCACCGGAAGACATGCTCCTGAGCGCCTCGGACCTGCTGGGTGACGTTCTGAACGCCGACTACATCGGCCTGCTGCTCTTCGACGGCAAGGTGTTACAGGTGGAAGCGGCGTACGAATCTTCCCGGGTCTCCCGTGCCGCGCAGCCCCTGCCCGGTCATCTGCCCGACTGCTCCAACTCGGTCACGACCACCCTCAGCGACCTGACCCGGCCTCTGTATGTCGACAATTATCCGGCCTTCCCCGGCGCGCTGGGCGCAGTGGTGGCCGCCGGGGTCCACCAGACTGCCTGGGTGCCCCTGGGCGTACGCAGCGGGGCGACCTCGGTGCTGATGGCCATGCGGCTGCGGGACAACCCGGTCATGTCCTGGCGGGGCAGTGATCAGGCGCTGCTGGAGGCGACAGGACGCAGCCTGCGCAGCGCCCTGGACCGGCGACTGGAAGCTGAGCTGGCCTCCCAACAGGCCCGCAGAGACCCGCTGACGGGGCTTCTCAACCGCCGCGCCCTGTACCAGGACCTGATCCAGCGTCATCTGGACGGCCGCCCCTACCTGCTGGCCACGCTGGACCTGGACGGATTGAAAATGGTTAACGACCGTGAGGGCCTTGACCAAGGCGACAAGCTGCTTCAGGTGTTCGCCCGCACCCTGAAGGTGGAACTGGGCCAGGCGGGCGAGGTCTACCGACTGTGCGGCGACGGGTTCGTGGTGCTGGACGACCTCGATGAGGAGGCTGTCCACGACGCGGTGGATACGGCGGTGCTGGCGGCCCGTCAGGTGGGCGCCTTGCAGGGGGTGAGTGTGGGAGCCGCGCACAGCAGTGAAGGGGTGGGCGAAGCGCTGCTGAAGCTGGCAGATGAACGCATGTCTGTGGTCAAGCGCCGCCGACAGGAGGTGCGGCAGCACACTGCGGCGCTTCATCTGCAATGA
- a CDS encoding sensor histidine kinase, with translation MSNSGLSTPDTLPAEVIRLREALAAAQQQNEVLSTFVALSEAAATTDDVTALARHVGGVLRRHIPHLLALYFTRQGERWVADLVSDAVPPEFMALVRSGLPLDTPFLAQTVAARTPQFFDHWNSAEQGMPYAEQFQATGVAPFFQGQQPVALLAVGLVGQAVWTAQQRQLFTAVYQALYSAQQRKALGQEQQRALEAFMTLTEAIGLETDRVQLAEWASELFLTSMPGWSTGYYEWDGGLWRARHTNVADPVLRDALLAGVPASSPSLSAAVEARQAVFFDQLVAHDELVAGAESYHAAAFFPYFRDGQPTAMFAIGSKQYQIWLPEDQAVFEAVGRSLGLGLERAWQAQDLEEQRSELQAANEDLEAFAYSVSHDLRTPARHVKGFVEMGRRAMAQGQLDKVERAFQVMEGAADQMNCMIDAMLALSHSTLRPLSQARVNLKALVEQARTHVEDEATGRQIEWRVAPLPQVMGDAATLQQVLTNLMSNAVKFTRVRERAVIEIGAQAGDEAWTVWVRDNGVGFDPAYADRLFGPFQRLHGQSEFEGTGIGLATVRRIILRHGGRIWADSVPGTGTTFSFTLPHVR, from the coding sequence ATGTCCAACTCTGGCCTCTCGACGCCTGACACACTGCCGGCTGAAGTCATCCGGCTGCGTGAGGCCCTGGCGGCCGCCCAACAACAGAACGAGGTGCTGTCCACCTTCGTGGCCCTGAGTGAGGCCGCGGCCACCACCGATGATGTGACCGCGCTGGCGCGCCACGTCGGGGGCGTGCTTCGCCGCCACATCCCCCACCTGTTGGCGCTCTACTTCACGCGCCAGGGCGAGCGCTGGGTGGCCGACCTGGTCAGCGACGCGGTCCCCCCGGAGTTCATGGCGCTGGTCCGGTCCGGGCTGCCCCTGGACACGCCGTTTCTGGCCCAGACGGTGGCCGCCCGCACGCCGCAGTTCTTTGACCACTGGAACTCGGCAGAGCAGGGCATGCCGTATGCCGAGCAGTTCCAGGCGACGGGCGTGGCTCCATTCTTCCAGGGTCAGCAGCCTGTTGCGCTGCTCGCGGTGGGCCTGGTGGGGCAGGCCGTGTGGACCGCGCAGCAGCGGCAACTGTTCACGGCGGTGTATCAGGCGCTGTACAGCGCCCAGCAGCGCAAAGCCCTGGGCCAGGAACAGCAGCGCGCCCTGGAAGCGTTCATGACGCTGACCGAGGCCATCGGCCTGGAGACGGACCGGGTCCAGCTGGCGGAGTGGGCCAGCGAATTGTTCCTGACCTCCATGCCAGGGTGGTCCACCGGCTACTACGAATGGGACGGTGGGCTGTGGCGTGCGCGGCACACCAACGTGGCGGACCCCGTCCTGCGCGACGCGCTGCTCGCGGGGGTGCCGGCGTCGAGCCCCAGCCTCTCTGCGGCCGTGGAGGCCAGGCAGGCGGTGTTCTTCGACCAGCTGGTGGCCCACGACGAACTGGTTGCGGGTGCCGAGTCCTACCACGCGGCGGCCTTCTTTCCGTACTTCCGGGACGGTCAGCCGACCGCCATGTTCGCCATCGGCAGTAAGCAGTATCAGATCTGGCTGCCGGAGGACCAGGCCGTGTTCGAGGCGGTGGGCCGCAGCCTGGGTCTGGGCCTGGAACGCGCGTGGCAGGCGCAGGATCTGGAGGAGCAGCGCAGTGAGTTGCAGGCGGCCAACGAGGACCTCGAAGCGTTCGCCTACAGCGTCTCGCATGACCTGCGGACCCCCGCGCGGCATGTCAAGGGCTTTGTGGAGATGGGCCGCCGCGCCATGGCCCAGGGGCAACTCGACAAAGTGGAGCGCGCCTTCCAGGTGATGGAGGGGGCCGCCGATCAGATGAACTGCATGATCGACGCCATGCTGGCCCTGTCGCACAGCACCCTGCGCCCGCTGTCCCAGGCCAGGGTCAACCTGAAGGCCCTGGTGGAGCAGGCCAGGACCCACGTCGAGGACGAGGCCACAGGCCGCCAGATCGAGTGGCGCGTGGCGCCGCTGCCACAGGTCATGGGGGACGCGGCCACCTTGCAACAGGTGCTGACCAACCTGATGAGCAACGCCGTGAAGTTCACGCGCGTCCGTGAGCGGGCGGTCATCGAGATCGGTGCGCAGGCGGGCGATGAGGCGTGGACGGTGTGGGTGCGCGACAACGGGGTGGGCTTTGACCCGGCGTACGCGGACCGGCTGTTTGGCCCCTTCCAGCGCCTGCACGGGCAGAGCGAGTTCGAGGGCACCGGCATCGGGTTGGCGACCGTGCGCCGCATCATCCTGCGCCATGGGGGCCGCATCTGGGCGGACAGCGTGCCAGGGACAGGCACCACCTTCTCGTTCACGCTGCCTCACGTGCGCTGA